Proteins co-encoded in one Sus scrofa isolate TJ Tabasco breed Duroc chromosome 14, Sscrofa11.1, whole genome shotgun sequence genomic window:
- the ZRANB1 gene encoding ubiquitin thioesterase ZRANB1 isoform X1, which translates to MYKVEVIAWKLKSYFLPDITHFKKCTMSERGIKWACEYCTYENWPSAIKCTMCRAQRPSGTIITEDPFKSGSSDVGRDWDPSSTEGGSSPLICPDSSARPRVKSSYSMENANKWSCHMCTYLNWPRAIRCTQCLSQRRTRSPTESPQSSGSGSRPVAFSVDPCEEYNDRNKLNTRTQHWTCSICTYENWAKAKKCVVCDHPRPNNIEAIELAETEEASSIINEQDRARWRGSCSSGNSQRRSPPTTKRDSEMKMDFQRIELAGAVGSKEELEVDFKKLKQIKNRMKKTDWLFLNACVGVVEGDLAAIEAYKSSGGDIARQLTADEVRLLNRPSAFDVGYTLVHLAIRFQRQDMLAILLTEVSQQAAKCIPAMVCPELTEQIRREIAASLHQRKGDFACYFLTDLVTFTLPADIEDLPPTVQEKLFDEVLDRDVQKELEEESPIINWSLELATRLDSRLYALWNRTAGDCLLDSVLQATWGIYDKDSVLRKALHDSLHDCSHWFYTRWKDWESWYSQSFGLHFSLREEQWQEDWAFILSLASQPGASLEQTHIFVLAHILRRPIIVYGVKYYKSFRGETLGYTRFQGVYLPLLWEQSFCWKSPIALGYTRGHFSALVAMENDGYGNRGAGANLNTDDDVTVTFLPLVDSERKLLHVHFLSAQELGNEEQQEKLLREWLDCCVTEGGVLVAMQKSSRRRNHPLVTQMVEKWLDRYRQIRPCTSLSDGEEDEDDEDE; encoded by the exons ATGTACAAGGTGGAGGTTATAGCATGGAAACTAAAATCTTA CTTCCTGCCTGACATAACTCACTTCAAGAAGTGCACAATGTCAGAACGTGGAATTAAGTGGGCTTGTGAGTATTGTACGTATGAAAACTGGCCATCTGCAATCAAGTGTACTATGTGTCGTGCCCAGAGACCCAGTGGAACAATTATTACAGAAGATCCATTTAAAAGTGGTTCAAGTGATGTTGGTAGAGACTGGGATCCTTCCAGCACCGAAGGAGGAAGTAGTCCTTTGATATGTCCAGACTCTAGTGCAAGACCAAGGGTTAAGTCTTCGTACAGCATGGAGAATGCAAATAAATGGTCGTGTCACATGTGCACATATTTGAACTGGCCAAGAGCAATCAGATGCACTCAGTGCTTATCCCAGCGTAGGACCAGGAGTCCCACAGAATCTCCTCAATCCTCAGGATCTGGCTCAAGACCAGTTGCTTTTTCTGTTGATCCTTGTGAGGAATACAATGATAGAAATAAACTGAACACAAGGACCCAGCATTGGACTTGTTCTATTTGCACGTATGAAAACTGGGCCAAAGCAAAAAAATGCGTTGTTTGTGATCATCCCAGACCTAATAATATTGAAGCAATCGAGTTGGCAGAGACTGAAGAGGCTTCTTCAATAATAAATGAGCAAGACAGAGCTCGATGGAGAGGAAGCTGTAGCAGTGGCAACAGCCAAAGAAGATCTCCGCCTACTACGAAACGGGACTCTGAGATGAAAATGGATTTTCAGAGGATCGAACTGGCTGGTGCTGTTGGCAGCAAGGAGGAACTTGAAGTGGACTTcaaaaaactaaagcaaattaaaaacagGATGAAAAAGACTGATTGGCTATTCCTTAATGCTTGTGTGG GGGTTGTAGAAGGTGATTTAGCTGCTATAGAAGCATACAAATCATCAGGAGGGGACATTGCCCGCCAGCTCACTGCAGATGAAGTGCGCCTGCTGAACCGGCCTTCCGCTTTCGACGTTGGCTATACGCTGGTCCATCTGGCTATACGCTTTCAGAGGCAGGATATGCTAGCAATACTGCTCACAGAG GTGTCTCAACAAGCTGCAAAGTGTATTCCAGCAATGGTGTGTCCTGAACTGACAGAGCAAATCCGGCGTGAGATAGCTGCTTCTCTGCATCAGAGAAAGGGGGATTTTGCTTGCTATTTTCTAACTGACCTTGTAACATTTACGTTGCCAGCAG ATATTGAAGACTTGCCTCCAACAGtccaagaaaaattatttgatgagGTGCTTGATAGAGATGTTCAAAAAG AGTTAGAAGAAGAATCTCCAATTATAAATTGGTCCTTGGAATTGGCTACACGTTTGGACAGTAGACTCTATGCACTTTGGAACCGAACCGCAGGAGACTGCTTACTTGATTCAGTTCTCCAAGCTACCTGGGGCATTTATGACAAGGACTCGGTGCTTCGGAAAGCCCTGCATGACAGCCTGCATGACTGTTCACATTG GTTTTATACACGTTGGAAAGATTGGGAGTCCTGGTATTCTCAGAGCTTTGGTTTACATTTTTCCCTGAGAGAAGAACAGTGGCAAGAAGACTGGGCATTTATACTCTCTCTAGCCAGTCAG CCTGGAGCAAGTTTGGAACAGACCCACATTTTTGTGCTTGCGCATATTCTTAGGCGACCAATTATAGTTTATGgagtaaaatattataaaagtttCCGGGGAGAAACTTTAGGATATACTCGGTTTCAAG GTGTTTATTTGCCTTTGTTGTGGGAACAGAGTTTTTGCTGGAAAAGTCCGATTGCTCTGGGCTACACAAGGGGCCACTTCTCTGCCTTGGTTGCCATGGAGAACGACGGCTATGGTAACCGAGGCGCTGGTGCTAACCTGAACACCGATGACGACGTCACGGTCACCTTTCTGCCCCTGGTGGACAGTGAGAGGAAGCTACTCCACGTGCACTTTCTTTCTGCTCAGGAG
- the ZRANB1 gene encoding ubiquitin thioesterase ZRANB1 isoform X2 produces the protein MYKVEVIAWKLKSYFLPDITHFKKCTMSERGIKWACEYCTYENWPSAIKCTMCRAQRPSGTIITEDPFKSGSSDVGRDWDPSSTEGGSSPLICPDSSARPRVKSSYSMENANKWSCHMCTYLNWPRAIRCTQCLSQRRTRSPTESPQSSGSGSRPVAFSVDPCEEYNDRNKLNTRTQHWTCSICTYENWAKAKKCVVCDHPRPNNIEAIELAETEEASSIINEQDRARWRGSCSSGNSQRRSPPTTKRDSEMKMDFQRIELAGAVGSKEELEVDFKKLKQIKNRMKKTDWLFLNACVGVVEGDLAAIEAYKSSGGDIARQLTADEVRLLNRPSAFDVGYTLVHLAIRFQRQDMLAILLTEVSQQAAKCIPAMVCPELTEQIRREIAASLHQRKGDFACYFLTDLVTFTLPADIEDLPPTVQEKLFDEVLDRDVQKELEEESPIINWSLELATRLDSRLYALWNRTAGDCLLDSVLQATWGIYDKDSVLRKALHDSLHDCSHWFYTRWKDWESWYSQSFGLHFSLREEQWQEDWAFILSLASQPGASLEQTHIFVLAHILRRPIIVYGVKYYKSFRGETLGYTRFQGVYLPLLWEQSFCWKSPIALGYTRGHFSALVAMENDGYGNRGAGANLNTDDDVTVTFLPLVDSERKLLHVHFLSAQEVTRNSKKNCSGSGWTAV, from the exons ATGTACAAGGTGGAGGTTATAGCATGGAAACTAAAATCTTA CTTCCTGCCTGACATAACTCACTTCAAGAAGTGCACAATGTCAGAACGTGGAATTAAGTGGGCTTGTGAGTATTGTACGTATGAAAACTGGCCATCTGCAATCAAGTGTACTATGTGTCGTGCCCAGAGACCCAGTGGAACAATTATTACAGAAGATCCATTTAAAAGTGGTTCAAGTGATGTTGGTAGAGACTGGGATCCTTCCAGCACCGAAGGAGGAAGTAGTCCTTTGATATGTCCAGACTCTAGTGCAAGACCAAGGGTTAAGTCTTCGTACAGCATGGAGAATGCAAATAAATGGTCGTGTCACATGTGCACATATTTGAACTGGCCAAGAGCAATCAGATGCACTCAGTGCTTATCCCAGCGTAGGACCAGGAGTCCCACAGAATCTCCTCAATCCTCAGGATCTGGCTCAAGACCAGTTGCTTTTTCTGTTGATCCTTGTGAGGAATACAATGATAGAAATAAACTGAACACAAGGACCCAGCATTGGACTTGTTCTATTTGCACGTATGAAAACTGGGCCAAAGCAAAAAAATGCGTTGTTTGTGATCATCCCAGACCTAATAATATTGAAGCAATCGAGTTGGCAGAGACTGAAGAGGCTTCTTCAATAATAAATGAGCAAGACAGAGCTCGATGGAGAGGAAGCTGTAGCAGTGGCAACAGCCAAAGAAGATCTCCGCCTACTACGAAACGGGACTCTGAGATGAAAATGGATTTTCAGAGGATCGAACTGGCTGGTGCTGTTGGCAGCAAGGAGGAACTTGAAGTGGACTTcaaaaaactaaagcaaattaaaaacagGATGAAAAAGACTGATTGGCTATTCCTTAATGCTTGTGTGG GGGTTGTAGAAGGTGATTTAGCTGCTATAGAAGCATACAAATCATCAGGAGGGGACATTGCCCGCCAGCTCACTGCAGATGAAGTGCGCCTGCTGAACCGGCCTTCCGCTTTCGACGTTGGCTATACGCTGGTCCATCTGGCTATACGCTTTCAGAGGCAGGATATGCTAGCAATACTGCTCACAGAG GTGTCTCAACAAGCTGCAAAGTGTATTCCAGCAATGGTGTGTCCTGAACTGACAGAGCAAATCCGGCGTGAGATAGCTGCTTCTCTGCATCAGAGAAAGGGGGATTTTGCTTGCTATTTTCTAACTGACCTTGTAACATTTACGTTGCCAGCAG ATATTGAAGACTTGCCTCCAACAGtccaagaaaaattatttgatgagGTGCTTGATAGAGATGTTCAAAAAG AGTTAGAAGAAGAATCTCCAATTATAAATTGGTCCTTGGAATTGGCTACACGTTTGGACAGTAGACTCTATGCACTTTGGAACCGAACCGCAGGAGACTGCTTACTTGATTCAGTTCTCCAAGCTACCTGGGGCATTTATGACAAGGACTCGGTGCTTCGGAAAGCCCTGCATGACAGCCTGCATGACTGTTCACATTG GTTTTATACACGTTGGAAAGATTGGGAGTCCTGGTATTCTCAGAGCTTTGGTTTACATTTTTCCCTGAGAGAAGAACAGTGGCAAGAAGACTGGGCATTTATACTCTCTCTAGCCAGTCAG CCTGGAGCAAGTTTGGAACAGACCCACATTTTTGTGCTTGCGCATATTCTTAGGCGACCAATTATAGTTTATGgagtaaaatattataaaagtttCCGGGGAGAAACTTTAGGATATACTCGGTTTCAAG GTGTTTATTTGCCTTTGTTGTGGGAACAGAGTTTTTGCTGGAAAAGTCCGATTGCTCTGGGCTACACAAGGGGCCACTTCTCTGCCTTGGTTGCCATGGAGAACGACGGCTATGGTAACCGAGGCGCTGGTGCTAACCTGAACACCGATGACGACGTCACGGTCACCTTTCTGCCCCTGGTGGACAGTGAGAGGAAGCTACTCCACGTGCACTTTCTTTCTGCTCAGGAG